One Oncorhynchus masou masou isolate Uvic2021 chromosome 18, UVic_Omas_1.1, whole genome shotgun sequence DNA window includes the following coding sequences:
- the LOC135503986 gene encoding S-antigen protein-like: MLWGCREDTLSNPIEDTLSNPIEDTLSNPIEDTLSNPVENSLSNPVEDSLSNPVEDSLSNPVEDSLSNPVEDSLSNPVEDSLSNPVEDSLSNPVEDSLSNPVEDTLSNPVEDSLSNPVEDSLSNPVEDTLSNPVEDTLSNPVEDTLSNPIEDTLSNPIEYTLSNPIEDTLSNPIEYTLSNPIEYTLSNPMEDSLSNPIEETLSNPVEDTLSNPIEDTLSNPIEDTLSNPIEYTLSNPIEDTLSNPIEYTLSNPIEYTLSNPMEDSLSNPIEETLSNPIEDTLSNPIEYTLSNPIEETLSNPVEDTLSNPIEETLSNPMEDTLSNPIEETLSNPVEDTLSNPIEETLSNPVEDSLSNPVEDTLSNPVEDTLSNPIEYTLSNPMEDTLSNPIEETLSNPVEDTLSNPIEETLSNPVEDSLSNPVEDTFIQPQYTLSNPVEDTLSNPVEDSLSNPVEDSLSNPVEDTLSNPVEDSLSNPVEDSLSNPVEDSLSNPVEDSLSNPIEDTLPNPIEDSLSNPMEDTLSNPIEDTLSNPIEDTLSNPIEDTLSNPIEDTLSNPVEDSLSNPIEETLSNPVEDTLPNPIEDSLSNPVEDSLSNPVEDSLSNPMEDSLSNPVEDSLSNHIEAVCGRNSQLEAVWGKNSQLEAV; encoded by the exons atgttatgg GGGTGTAGGGAGGACACCTTATCAAACCCCATAGAGGACACCTTATCCAACCCCATAGAGGACACCTTATCCAACCCCATAGAGGACACCTTATCCAACCCCGTGGAGAACAGCTTATCCAACCCTGTGGAGGACAGCTTATCCAACCCTGTGGAGGACAGCTTATCCAACCCTGTGGAGGACAGCTTATCCAACCCTGTGGAGGACAGCTTATCCAACCCTGTGGAGGACAGCTTATCCAACCCTGTGGAGGACAGCTTATCCAACCCTGTGGAGGACAGCTTATCCAACCCTGTGGAGGACACCTTATCCAACCCTGTGGAGGACAGCTTATCCAACCCTGTGGAGGACAGCTTATCCAACCCTGTGGAGGACACCTTATCCAACCCCGTAGAAGACACCTTATCCAACCCCGTAGAAGACACCTTATCCAACCCCATAGAGGACACCTTATCCAACCCCATAGAGTACACCTTATCCAACCCCATAGAGGACACCTTATCCAACCCCATAGAGTACACCTTATCCAACCCCATAGAGTACACCTTATCcaaccctatggaggacagcttatCCAACCCCATAGAGGAAACCTTATCCAACCCCGTAGAAGACACCTTATCCAACCCCATAGAGGACACCTTATCCAACCCCATAGAGGACACCTTATCCAACCCCATAGAGTACACCTTATCCAACCCCATAGAGGACACCTTATCCAACCCCATAGAGTACACCTTATCCAACCCCATAGAGTACACCTTATCcaaccctatggaggacagcttatCCAACCCCATAGAGGAAACCTTATCCAACCCCATAGAGGACACCTTATCCAACCCCATAGAGTACACCTTATCCAACCCCATAGAGGAAACCTTATCCAACCCCGTAGAAGACACCTTATCCAACCCCATAGAGGAAACCTTATCCAACCCTATGGAGGACACCTTATCCAACCCCATAGAGGAAACCTTATCCAACCCCGTAGAAGACACCTTATCCAACCCCATAGAGGAAACCTTATCCAACCCCGTAGAGGACAGCTTATCCAACCCCGTGGAGGACACCTTATCCAACCCCGTAGAAGACACCTTATCCAACCCCATAGAGTACACCTTATCCAACCCTATGGAGGACACCTTATCCAACCCCATAGAGGAAACCTTATCCAACCCCGTAGAAGACACCTTATCCAACCCCATAGAGGAAACCTTATCCAACCCCGTAGAGGACAGCTTATCCAACCCCGTGGAGGACACCTTTATCCAACCCC AGTACACCTTATCCAACCCCGTAGAGGACACCTTATCCAACCCTGTGGAGGACAGCTTATCCAACCCTGTGGAGGACAGCTTATCCAACCCCGTAGAGGACACCTTATCCAACCCTGTGGAGGACAGCTTATCCAACCCTGTGGAGGACAGCTTATCCAACCCTGTGGAGGACAGCTTATCCAACCCCGTGGAGGACAGCTTATCCAACCCCATAGAGGACACCTTACCAAACCCCATAGAGGACAGCTTATCCAACCCTATGGAGGACACCTTATCCAACCCCATAGAGGACACCTTATCCAACCCCATAGAGGACACCTTATCCAACCCCATAGAGGACACCTTATCCAACCCCATAGAGGACACCTTATCCAACCCCGTAGAGGACAGCTTATCCAACCCCATAGAGGAAACCTTATCCAACCCCGTAGAAGACACCTTACCAAACCCCATAGAGGACAGCTTATCCAACCCCGTAGAGGACAGCTTATCCAACCCTGTGGAGGACAGCTTATCcaaccctatggaggacagcttatCCAACCCTGTGGAGGACAGCTTATCCAACCACATAGAGGCTGTATGTGGGAGGAACAGTCAGCTGGAGGCTGTATGGGGGAAGAACAGTCAGCTGGAGGCTGTATGA